GCGAGCCGCTCGGGCGTGGCGTCCGGCACCACGCGCGCGAGGTTGGCCTCGAGGCGCAGGACGCTCTTGCCCCGCCGCTTCCAGGTGAAGTCGGCGATCCGCCGGCCGAGGCCGGCGGCCACCGGCTCGGGCAGCTTCTTGACGGTCGCCCAGCCGGCGCCGTACAGCCCGTCGCTCAGTCGCTCCTTCAAGGTGCCGCCCCCGGACGCGCCGCCCTGGGACACGCCGCCCTCCGGTACCCCGCCCCCGGACGCGCCGCCCCGCGACGTGCCGTCCTCCGGTGTCCCGTCCTTCAACGTGCTCATGTCGTCGCCCCGCCCCCGCCGGCCGCGGCGGCGTCCGCCTCGGCCGATTCCCGTCGTACGGTCACGACCCGCTGGCCCAGCGTGACGGCGCTGCCGACGGCCACGATCCACAGCGCGATCGGCAGCAGGATCTCGATCCCGGGGACGCCGAAGGTGTGCAGTCCGGCCAGGCCGGCCGCGACGAGCGAGATCACCAGGCGTTCGGCGCGTTCGATCAGACCGTTGACGGCGACGGGCAGGCCAATCGATTCGCCTCGGGCCTTCGTGTACGACACGACCTGACCGCTCGCCAGGCAGAAGATCGCCACGGCGCACAGCACGTTGTCGTCGCCCTTGCCCGCGTACCAGAGCGCGAAGCCGCCGAAGATGGCGCCGTCGGCGACCCGGTCGAGCGTCGAGTCGAGGAAGGCGCCCCAACGGCTGGAGATCCCCGCCTGCCGGGCCATGTTCCCGTCGACGAGGTCGGAGAAGACGAAGAGCGTGATGACGATGGTGCCCCAGAAGAACTCCCCGCGCGGGAAGAAGACCAGTGCACCGGCCATCACTCCCGCAGTGCCGATGAGCGTGACCGCGTCGGGGCTGACGCCCCTGCGGAGCAGAAACGCGGCGAACGGTGTGAGGACACGCGTAAAAAATGCACGCGCGTACTTGTTCAGCATGGCCTTCCCGAGGTTCGGTGGGCCGCGCGGCCCCTACGACCACCGGCTCACCCATCGTAGCCACGCGCGCCCCGGCGTACGGGCGGCACCCGCCCCGCCGCGTCCGCGTCCCCCTCGGGGCCCCTCCCGTGTACGACGTATGGACGCCTCCCCGGGTCGGTGCAAAGCTCGAAGGACCACCGCGGGCACCCGCCGGAGCCGTACCGCGACACACCACTCCCCCGTGGCACCCGTCGTACCGCCGCACCGTGCGAGCAGTCGGGAGGAACACATCATGGGTGACAAGGCGAACACGGCCGCCGGAGCCGCCGGCAGGGCTTTGACGGCCGACCGGCCCACGGCCGTACGGAACGTGGTGCTGGTCGGCCACAGCGGATCCGGAAAGACCACCCTGGTCGAAGCGCTCGCGCAGACCGCCGGAGCACTCAACCGGGCGGGGCGCGTCGAGGACGGCGGCACCGTCTCCGACTACGACGAGATCGAGCACCGCCAGCATCGGTCCGTACAGCTCTCCCTCGTTCCGGTCGGCTGGGACGGGTACAAGATCAACCTCCTCGACACCCCCGGGTACGCCGACTTCGTCGGGGAGCTGAGGGCCGGTCTGCGCGCGGCGGACGCGGCCCTCTTCGTCATCTCGGCCGCCCAGGAGGCCGACTCCGTCGCCGCCTCCACCCGGATGATCTGGGAGGAGTGCGCCGCCGTCGGCATGCCCCGTGCCATCGTCGTCACCCATCTCGACACCGCCCGCACCGACTTCGGCGAGCTCACCGAGGTCTGCGCCTCGCTCTTCGGCCGCGACGACCCGGACGCCGTCCTGCCCCTCTACCTCCCGGTGCGCGGCGAGGAGGGCGCCGACGGGCACGCGCCCGCGACCGGTCTCGTCGGCCTGCTCTCGGAGCGGATCTTCGACTACTCGACGGGGGTACGGCAGGAGAACCCGCCCGACGAGGGGCAGCGGGAGCTGATCGCGGAGGCCCGGGCCCGGCTGATCGAGGGGATCATCGCCGAGAGCGAGGACGAGACCCTGATGGACCGCTACCTCGGTGGCGAGTCGATCGACGTGGAGACGCTCGTCGACGACCTGGAGAAGGCCGTCGCCCGGGGCACCTTCCACCCGGTGCTCGCGGCCGCCCCCGCCACCGGCGGCGGAACGCAGGGTCTGGGCACCCTCGAACTCCTCGAACTCATCACGGGCGGCTTCCCGTCCCCCCTGGAGCACGAACCGCCCGCCGTGACCACCCCGGACGGGCAGCCCCGTCCGCCGATCACCTGCGACCCGGAAGGCCCCCTCGTCGCCGAGGTCGTGAAGACCGCCGCCGACCCGTACGTGGGCCGGGTCTCCCTGGTCCGGGTCTTCTCCGGCACCCTGCGCCCCGACGAGACCGTCCATGTCTCCGGTCACGGACTGGCCGACCGGGGGCACGCGGACCACGATGTCGACGAGCGGATCGGCGGCCTCACGTCCCCCTTCGGAAAGCAGCAGCGGCCCATGGCGCACTGCGTCGCCGGGGACCTCGCCTGTGTGGCCCGGCTGGGCCGCGCCGAGACCGGTGACACGATCTCCGCCAAGGACGACCCGCTGCTGATGGAGCCGTGGAGCATGCCGGAGCCGCTGCTCCCGCTGGCCGTCCAGGCGCACGGCAAGGCCGACGAGGACCGGCTCTCGCAGGGGCTCGGCCGGCTGGTCGCCGAGGACCCCACGCTGCGTCTCGAACAGAACCAGGACACCCGGCAGGTGGTCCTGTGGTGCCTGGGCGAGGCCCACCAGGACGTCGTCCTCGAACGCCTGCGCGGCCGGTACGGCGTCCAGGTCGACGCCGTGCCGTACAAGGTCTCGCTGCGGGAGACCTTCGGCGGCGCCTCGGCCGGCCGGGGACGGCACGTCAAACAGTCCGGCGGGCACGGCCAGTACGCCATCTGCGAGATCGAGGTGGAGCCGCTCCCGCCGGGCAGCGGCGTCGAGTTCGTCGACAAGGTGGTCGGCGGTGCGGTCCCCCGGCAGTTCATCCCCTCCGTCGAGAAGGGCGTACGGGCCCAGGCCGCGCGCGGTGTCGCGGCCGGCTACCCCCTCGTCGACATCCGGGTCACCCTCAAGGACGGCAAGGCCCATTCGGTGGACTCCTCCGACGCCGCGTTCCAGACGGCCGGGGCGCTCGCCCTGCGCGAGGCGGCGGCCGAGGTCGCCGTCCACCTCCTGGAGCCGGTCGCCGAGGTCCAGGTCCTGGTGCCCGACGAGTACGTCGGCCCCGTGATGAGCGATCTGTCGGGGCGTCGGGGCCGGGTCGTCGGCACCGACCAGGCCGGTCCCGGGCGGACGATGGTCCGGGCCGAGGTGCCGGAGATCGAGATCGGGCGGTACGCGATCGATCTGCGCTCCGTGTCGCACGGCACGGGCCGGTTCGACCGTGCGTACGTCCGGCACGAGCCGATGCCGCAGCATCTCGCCGAGAAGGCCCGCGAACAGGCCTGAAACGGCGCCTGGTCGGGCGAGCGGCCGGGGAGCGGCCGCGGTGGACGTTCGCCCGACACGTGTCGGGCGAACGTCATTCGGCCCGGATATCCACAGGCCGTGACGCACACGGCGGTACCCGGTTACGCTGTGGTGCCCAGCTCAGAAGGTGTGCGGGGCGCGGCAGTTGGGAACAGCCCGCACAGGTAACCGCGGCGATGGGGGCGGCAGTGGCGATCGATGGCTTCGGACCCGGGGCGCAGGTCCCCCTCATGGGCACGGGCGGTGGTACGGGCGCGACGAACGCACTCGCGTCCGCCGCGTACCGCGACAGCCCGCTCGACACGATCCAGCAGGCCGACAACGACCTCTACAAGACGACCCTCAAGAGCGGGAAATGGGAGAAGCTCTTCCGCCCCGACCTCGGCGAGGCCTTCTCCCGGGCGGTACAGGTCCGGATGCTGGGAGGCGGCCGCAAGGCCCTCATCCAGTCGTTCGGCGCCGAGCCGCAGCCGGTCGTCGAGCACTGCCTCGCGGCCACCCACATCCGGCGCCGGCGCGACGCCCAGCTGACGCTGGTCACCGTGGTCTGCGGCGTCCTCTTCCTGCCCGGTCTGCTGCTCTGGCTCGGCGTCATCCAGCTGCGCCGCCTCGCCGCGGGCTCCGAGAACAAGCGGACGAGCATCGTCGGCACCGTCCTGCTGTGGGGGGCGGGCATCTCCGCGGCGCTCGTGCTGCTCAAGCTGCCCTTCGACGGGATCCTGCCGAACTATCTGCGCGCCATGCTCGTGGCCCCGGTCATCGGCTGGTTCCTGGCCCGCCGGATCTGTGACCGGTCCGCCGTCGACCTGCGGGCGCGCTGGACGGGTCTGCTCAGCGGCGGTGGCGCCGGACCGCAGGTCCCCAAGTCCGTTCCGCAGGACCCCGGCGAGAAGGCGGCGGAGGAGCTGCGGCTGAACCTGGAGAAGCTCTCGGCCGAGCAGCAGTCCAACATCGCGTTCTACGCGGGGCCGAAGGGCATTCTCGGTCTGGGCACCCGCTGGGGCAGCTGGACGCTCGCCGAGGAACTCGTCCCCGTGGCCGGCCGGGAGATCCACGACTTCCGCGCCTGGGACGTCATCCGCAAGATCCACGACCAGCTCACGCTCCTGGAGCGCGGATCGCTCAAGACCGGTTTCCCGAAGCCGACCGTCAAGCACTGGATCGTCTCCGCCGTCGGTGAGGGCGCCGACGAGGTCACCCGGCCCGAGGGCGACACCATCGTCCACTTCCAGGTCAAGCCGCACGAGATACAGCGCATCTGCAACGACCAGCAGTTCGGCGCCGGCAACCGCCACTACCTCGGCGTGCAGTTCACCCTCTGGGACGGGAACCTCGTCCTCACCATGATGGTGACGGTGACCTCGCTGCACCACACGCTCAGGATCGAGGTCACCGGCCACGCGCTGGGCCCCGTGCACGGCCTGTTCACCGCGAAGCCGAAGGCCAAGACCAAGGAGGTCTCGAAGGCGGTCCGTTTCTGGGAGACCAAGGAGATCCAGCAGCCGCTGCTCACCACCGACGACGTCGTCCGGCTGGCGGTGCGCGCCCCGTTCACCTGGTACCCGCCGGTCCTTGAGTTCCTCGGCGGCAAGATGGTGCTGCCCGAGCCGTTCGGTCTGCGGCACGTCTGGGCCGGTCCGCTCTGGAAGAACCGCTTCATGGCCGACGACGCCATAAGGATGGCGACGCCGGTGCTCCGCGCGGTCCACTCCGCGACCCTCAGGTTCCTCGACGAGCACAACGTGGACACGGAGCGCTTCACCAACCGGTCGCTGGTCCTCAGCGGCGGCATCCAGGAACCGGGTCCCAAGAAGGCCGACGTCTACGACGCGTGACGGGCCGGGCTCCGCGCGAGGGTCTCCGGCCGCGGGGCCGTGACCGGACCACACGGATCCACCGCGACCGGTACACGGCGAAGGGCCCGGGCCACTGCTGTGGCCCGGGCCCTTCGCCGTACGGATCAGACGGTGGCCGGCCAGGCGTCGGCGAGCATCTTCCGGGTGTCCGCGAGGAGCTGCGGCAGCA
This sequence is a window from Streptomyces sp. NBC_00691. Protein-coding genes within it:
- the pgsA gene encoding phosphatidylinositol phosphate synthase — translated: MLNKYARAFFTRVLTPFAAFLLRRGVSPDAVTLIGTAGVMAGALVFFPRGEFFWGTIVITLFVFSDLVDGNMARQAGISSRWGAFLDSTLDRVADGAIFGGFALWYAGKGDDNVLCAVAIFCLASGQVVSYTKARGESIGLPVAVNGLIERAERLVISLVAAGLAGLHTFGVPGIEILLPIALWIVAVGSAVTLGQRVVTVRRESAEADAAAAGGGGATT
- a CDS encoding elongation factor G-like protein EF-G2; the encoded protein is MGDKANTAAGAAGRALTADRPTAVRNVVLVGHSGSGKTTLVEALAQTAGALNRAGRVEDGGTVSDYDEIEHRQHRSVQLSLVPVGWDGYKINLLDTPGYADFVGELRAGLRAADAALFVISAAQEADSVAASTRMIWEECAAVGMPRAIVVTHLDTARTDFGELTEVCASLFGRDDPDAVLPLYLPVRGEEGADGHAPATGLVGLLSERIFDYSTGVRQENPPDEGQRELIAEARARLIEGIIAESEDETLMDRYLGGESIDVETLVDDLEKAVARGTFHPVLAAAPATGGGTQGLGTLELLELITGGFPSPLEHEPPAVTTPDGQPRPPITCDPEGPLVAEVVKTAADPYVGRVSLVRVFSGTLRPDETVHVSGHGLADRGHADHDVDERIGGLTSPFGKQQRPMAHCVAGDLACVARLGRAETGDTISAKDDPLLMEPWSMPEPLLPLAVQAHGKADEDRLSQGLGRLVAEDPTLRLEQNQDTRQVVLWCLGEAHQDVVLERLRGRYGVQVDAVPYKVSLRETFGGASAGRGRHVKQSGGHGQYAICEIEVEPLPPGSGVEFVDKVVGGAVPRQFIPSVEKGVRAQAARGVAAGYPLVDIRVTLKDGKAHSVDSSDAAFQTAGALALREAAAEVAVHLLEPVAEVQVLVPDEYVGPVMSDLSGRRGRVVGTDQAGPGRTMVRAEVPEIEIGRYAIDLRSVSHGTGRFDRAYVRHEPMPQHLAEKAREQA